The sequence TGTACGTATGCagtcatgcatatgcatattcTCAGAGAATATGTACTGCCAAAGCTAGTCCAATAGTGGTGTGTTTACATACCCAACAGAGGTCTAGTTTTTCATCCATTGCTCCTCCCATCATGATCAAGTTGTCAAAACTTGCTCCTACGCAAACTAAAATTTGAGGATTTTGTCTGCAGAGAGACACATttcttttagttatttttatcaTATCGGGATATAAAGAGTTTAGTTTACAATAATAAGGCAAATGCGACTTTTAAAAAACCAGTGGTAAGgtaaatgtttaataatttatcaactatctcctttttttttttgagatcttTACCATACGATTATTGCATGCTGACTCATGCATCAGTGTTTTCAGGACTTCAAGCAGTACCCACTCTCCtacttttggatgaaaattacaGAAAGGAAAACGAATATAGACTTTGAGTTCAAAAAGACACTGATGACTGAACGcctaatttattattattattatgatactaaagtacatttttttgtccttaaattgtttttattttgatctattccattttgaaaattttatgtttgattctgttttcaaattaattatgtTGTCCATTTCACATTTcactaatatattattataccTACTATTGGTGAGTGTGTTCCAAATACTGACTTTTATTATGAGTCTTAAATTGGATTtgagtgagttttttttttttttttgggggggggggggggggtgttattTGCCATTGTAAACCTACTTTGatatcataaaatatagaaCCTAGTGTACTATAATAGACACTTggacttttatttttctcctttagagaaaattttagaGCTGTTTGTGACTGTTGATTTCTGCCTTTGGAGATTAGCTTCCTTTGTAagctaatttattattttatggatttttgACCAACTTAGTGACTTATTTAACATACTATGAAAATACTTTACCATCCAAATTAATTGCACTCTCTCATTTAGAACAATAGCATTGTTCTTTTAGGCCCCGTTTGGTACACCTACTCAAactcatatttttaatttttaaacaacattacacatattttcacatattttttcacccacacgtatttccacacataTTTTTAAGCAACAAACACACATGTTTTTAAGTGCATATACCCAACACCCCCTTATTTTCCTGAAAGTTTTCTTCCTTTCCCACATATTTTCTCTTATGTAAATGGTACTCTATCTCATTGATTGGAAAGAAAGGTATTTGAAGGTTGTTCTTCAACCTTTGCGTGTTGAAGTGTGTCCAACACAAAGCTTGATGATATAGTCTAATCTTGGGGAGTTGTTGGCTTGAGAACTAGTAGCACTAAGTTTTACTTTGGGTGGTACGAATCAATCATTAAGGAAAACATTTTCGTGTGATTCTATAACACTGTGAGATTGTTCCTTAACTTTTCTTTCAATTTGTTATTGTTGATTAATATCTCAAATGCAAAATATaatgttataaaaaatgaaaataaaattgggatgtttttattattggaaaaataaagaaggttTTATTAAATAGATATATTTATCCATTTTTAGGAATATATGTTTTGAATATGGTTTAGTTTAATGAGTTACATATAAAAAGAGTAATAAGGCAatagaattaataatattattaataatctattagtttttttttttatagaaataatcTATTAGTTTTTTACAGGACAATTATATTTTACTTTCTTAAACTATACCTCATTTTACTCTTATCCCCCTAAATTATTTGAACGCACGCTTGCCCACCTAAACTATACCTACTTTTACATTTACCTCCTAAACTATACTCTCCTAAACTATGAAAATATGTACTTACTTTCTTAAACAATTACCCATGGAATGGGGGCGTACAAAGTATTACACTAGTAATAGTTTAGAAGGGTAAGTGTgcatttttatagtttaatgTAGCAAGTGTTACATGGATAATTGTTTAGGGAAATTAAGCGTGCATTTAAATAGTTTAAAGGGATAAATGTAAAAGGAGTATAATTTAGAAATGTAAAgggtaatttttctcttttttacaaaaacttctttatttttgggaaaaaccAATCTTTAGTGGGGACGAATTTAGAAACCAGAGGGGGGGCGGTGTTGCCATGCACGTGTGGTATTTTGTGGGAAGTGCAGTAGTGAGTAAAGTTTTCGTTTTTTTACCAATGagattgtatttatttataaatatttaatattcctttatttttctcaatatattGTGAACTAAtttttgaacataaacttaattATTAGGTGTTgtgacatttattttattataatagattgaccaaaattttcacataatGGTCTTCCTTCTACATATTAGAGAGTTTGTGGCATAAATTTaacgttttatttatttattttttttatggcttttctATCTGGATTCTTGGAACCCACATaagtttattaaatttaaatagcCAGGTGTctagtattaaaaaagaaaaaaaaaatgaaattgccAAGTATTGTGAGACTACAATATAATAATAGCTCATCCTTTactaattaatgaaattttgttcATGGCCTTAGTATCCCTCCAGGGGCGCCAAAGTACTCAAAGATAGTTGAATCCAATAGGTATTAATTCTCTTGCATTGGTTTAACCAAAAGATACCAATGTGGTCCATGAACAGCCCTTTAATTACTTTGCAGATAAGGGCAatattgcttatttttttttccagttatAAGTCAAACATTCCATGGACCAGTCCcagtaaaagagagagagagagagagagagagagcatctCTTGAAATATATTCGTAATAAAGTACTGTAATTAGCTAAATAAAGGAGAGCACCCTGCATCAAATAATATTGAGGCAAGAAACTCTCGCAAACACAACGGACACTTGACATTAGATCGATACACCAGAGGTCCAGAACTCCATGCCTATTCTAAATATAAAAGGGAGCTCACCAAATGCTAAGTGATTCAGATCTTCAACCATGACTCATCATCTAAAGGTCCctagaagtagaagaagataaatactagaaacaaaaagaagaaaaaagagaacaaaaaatagagGTAGAGGCCAAAATGAGTAACTTGGATATCATAGGGACGATCTTGCTTGATTCTCTCTTTGGACATCAGTACCTGTAAATTGAAGTCATTAATAAAATTAGTTAGTACAAAAATGAATATCTATATTTGTGCACGAGTGTAGGGAGAATAAGCCACGtctgaaaatatattattctaGCATGAACGAAAACACTACATATATGGCAGAAAATGTGTGTGTATTGGGAGCTAGAAGCCAAATCCTTACCCAAAATGGAAAATCTAGGATGAATATGGAGACTTGCCACCTGAGTCCCTCGGGGCATTGCATCGGAAACATTCCATCCTGCTAGCAAAATTATGCTCGTTGCATCCAGACCTGTAATTTGTTTCAGAAATATAAAGTCATAAACTAATTAAGAAACTGTTCAAGATATCATAAAtattaatctaataatgagtaaatTAATGGTCTTTGGATCAATCCATAAATAGAAGGTGGTGGGTGATATCAAAAGTTCAAATCCCTTAGATATATGAACATTTGTTTTTTGGACTAGCtttaaaaagtcattttatttaTCCATGCAGATAAATTCCtagtttaatattatttattatgttgatTTACACATGTATTagcctaaaaataaatatggtgTGCTAGTAAGTATGGCTTATATATGATGTATAGATAGAATGTGCAAAATGAATTCACCTAGTGCAAATCCAGTCGCCAGATTTCCAGCCAGAGCGACTGGAGCTGCCACTGCCACTGCCACTGCCAAAGCCAAAGCCTCTTATTCTACTCATGTTGTCACCTTCATATCCACCGCCAGAAGATTCATCCTTGGAGGCACCACACTTGAAGCAGTTTGACCGGCTAGCAAAGTTATGGGCCCCACAGGTTGCAGCGGCGCAGTACCAGTCACCGGGCCGGACGTCCGGCCCAGTACTGAACCCAAAAGATGAGCCAGAGCCACCACCTCTCCCTCCAAAACTTCCATAGTCACCTCTCTCACCTGGTCTTGGCTCCCCACACCTCTGGCATGAGTCCCTCCTTTGAAAGTTGAGATGGTTGCATGACCTGCAATTCCAATCTCCTGGCCTGTTCATTTTTCCTTCTCTAAATTCCACGCAGAGAGCACATCTTTAGCCCATTacataacaaacaaacaaaaatactaGCAAAATATAACAAATGAGAGGTAtcatttcataatttaaattaaatattacaaatttaaattgtatttaatgatatgtaatttaaaattttaaatgatatggcAATTTATATATCGTTAgatctagaaaataaaatctcaacCATGAATTTGACGACCTATTTCAAGTAAAACAGAAAGAATCTTGTTCTACGATGGAAGTGGAAgtgtttgttatttttaaatagtCATTGAACCATATAAATGAAAGTAATGATAAATCCACGTTCTATGAGAACTCAGACCAAGTAAAAGAAACAAGGAATTAAACTTAGGATTTGTCATGGACATTGAGCTTGAATTAGTAGAACCAATGAACATAAAACTATGAGAGCCAAAACTGAGTTGCAGCCTAGACAGGATGAAGGAAACACACATGCATGAATTTGTAAGGGCTCACCTTGAGAAAACGGTGTTAAAAGGAGATGGTTAAATTGCTTGAAGTTGAAGACGAAGAGATTTTGTGAAGTATTTGTGATTCTGGAGTGAGGGTTGGAGTGGGTTTATATACTTCCTTAAGACCTCGGGAACCGGGTAGATATTGAGGTAGCCAGTGGAGGGTTAGGTTGTTCTTTTTCATATTCTTCACTTTGCTTCCTTGAACAATGGAATCACAAAAACCTAAACTTAGgaaaagagatgaaagaaagcttgaaataggattccaaagacaaaataaaaaagaaattattaaaattttgttaaagctCTAAGTATAGCCTCTTTTTTAGGGTTTGGAGGTGGCAAGTGCATGAACATGTACATGCCCATAAAATTCATGTTGAAGTTCCATTACTGACCTACTTTgtataattgtatatatatatatatatatatatgcacattttaaagaaaattattaataaacctTTATATGGTTTTATTGGAACCTACCATTTGATCTTTCCATTTCAACAACCCACAATTCCATTCTTAACAAAATAGTTATATAGACGGCCTGGCCTTAATGAAAACATAACTCAAATAGAAAGACATAAATACCCCTTAATGACAATGGTgtcttcaagaatttttttgagGAAAGTCATTAAAGGAATTTTAAATtctacaaaatctaataaatatagaacttcatatattgacaacaacaacaaaaaacacacaaatactgaaaaaaaaaatttacaatttccttctataagtttttatattttaaaaatgttgcatatatatatataatagtctCATATTTAATACTGTAAGCTatatcattttcaaattttagtttaataaaatttgtcatgagctttttctttttgtttgaaatgacctaatatattgttaaggagaccaaaattttaattttgttggatctaaaaaaatttagggtggtcacaaatttttttttaaagggtagacaaattataaattttttaaaatttatatatactttatatttttttttcctcactgcTACGTGAATTTCACtccctcttctttttattattctgctctcataattttcttttcctaaactCATACTCCTGCTCACTTTTTCAACTTCAAATTCATATAGTAGACAGTAGACACACTAGACAATATAAACATTAAacttttgttgaaattaatCCTCCCTCATCCATCATTGatgtgaaaaagtaaaaagacaatgggttccattaaaaaaaaaaaaaatcttaaatctaacAAGAAAGTAAATAGAAATGGATTAAATTTGTGAAGTTATTTAGgctattagtttttgtttttattctaaagAGCATGAATCTTTTTatattcatttaaatatatatatatatatatatattttgcttccAAGATTAGTTGTTATATTGGGTGTtggttaaatatatatatatatatatatttttttagaaatagtttcaacttatgatgtCCGCTCCTAATAAgtgttctttatcatcaaatcaagacaccaattgattttttgatgTAGACGAAAATCGAATCACAGATCTCTTTTTTGATGACAAGAGACTTTATAGTGTTGGTTATATATCTCATTGCAATAAAAAAACTCATGcagcaattaattttttttaaacaacagcaaatttgcaattaattttttttaaacaacagCAAATTTAACATTAGGTTATTTGCGCCAATAATTATTTGTAGCGGTAGTGGAGCCACATTATCCTATCCCCTcccattttgaatttttttatattaatatcatatagttattatataataaaagttgggagcCCGAAAAGCTTTTGTTGCACCAAGTGGCTCTCTCTTCTTTGCAACAAGTGACTACACTTTCCCATTAACTATTAAATTAGCTTTTCTTATtaattgttaggatatatttcatTTAATCAAATAATAAGATTTAAGAATAGTTTAATCTAGATAAAACTctattatataattttcaagaaaaattttaaattctactccaacaaaaattttagtaccaaaaaattttaaataatggatAATAGATCTACAACTTAATTAGCTATAACACATATCCTTAAGGTGCATTATCTTATTGttataatcatttttttcaCCCTTTCATTGGTAAAATTTATCGTTatacatttcttttttgttttgttttttttttttttgatacatacatttcttttttgttattattgtctTTGTTGTCACATTCTGTATTATAGTCAATTAATAAATGTCCAAGTCGATTATAAATTACATAAGAAatcaccttttttattttatttgataaatcaCCAACTTTGGTTCTAAATCATATGATATCACATACTAATATTATAAAAGTTGGGTCCTAAATGTCGTAGTTGCACTAAATGAATACCCTAACTCATAACTAATTGTCATGTGTATtgcaaattttactattttgacaatattaaaacttaatatattacTATTAACTTTTTATTGACAGATTTTTAATACAGGACTCTTTTgttcttttcaatattttctttatcaaattaTCCTTATATCAGCTTTTGAGGATAAATATTGGATagttttaatttgtattttgattcttttttaggATAAAATTAAACAGGATACATTaatacaaaataagtttttccTTGTACTTATgattctatatttaaaataatttttttatataaattataatatataattgataTACTTaagacattattatttttaatttatacataatttttttttatcgaaCCATGCAAAGCATGGGCATAGTACGTACTAGCATACATCTTTTAAAGATTTTACAGTTTATGTATCAAGAATTTGGGTTTACCCCAAAAAATTTTGGGCTAACTCAATAACTCTGAAAATAACTACCTTAATGGGCTGAACCCTCTTtagtaaaaaaagttttttttttttttttcaacaaaaaacaataaaccgttttctccaaaaaaaaaagaaaaagaaaaaaaaaaagcaattaaccATTTCGCATAACTGTTTGgctgttttatatatatatatatatatatatatataattttgcttTATCATATAAAATTTTGCTTTATCAAAAGcaaaggaaatatatatatatatatatattttttttttttgcacatatCTACAACAAACTAGATAACTTTTGTTTACTCGtgtacaagaaaaagaaaagttcacTTTAATCTTATATATCAGAAGAGTGATCATTACATGGTCCGGttcacatttgttttttttttggtatgtatCATACTATCATATCTAATTAATATTAacagttaatatattattataaaatatatattaagtaagctaatataatataatatgttaacggttaagattaaaaaaaaaaaaactatgtacCATAtgattctctcaatttttttgtatttatctcacaaagttaaataatatatatttataagttatGATTCATTCTAGTATTAGAAAAttatggtttatatatatatatatatataaaattttgctTTATCAAAAGcaaaggaaagatttttttttttttttttgcacatatCTACAACAAACTAGATAACTTTTGTTTACTACTCGtgtacaagaaaaagaaaagttcacTTTAATCTTATATATCAGAAGAGTGATCATggttcacatttttttttttgtatgtatcGTACTATCATATCTAATTAATATTAACAGTTAatctattattataaaatatatattaagtaagctaatataatataatatgttaacggttaagattaaaaaaaaaaaaaaaaaaaactatgtacCATAtgattctctcaatttttttgtatttatctcacaaagttaaataatatatattataagttaTGATTCATTCTAGTCTTAGAAAAttatggtttatatatatatatatatatatatatatagtggatGAACCCAGGTGGGGGCCAAGGGTGCCCGGGCCTCCACgggtccaaatttttttttttttagttataatatttttcatttttgtagttagGCCCCTTCCAAAACCTTAGACCCCCTTTCTCCACAATAAGTCTAACTAGCTTTATCCAAATAACAATTATCTAaccaaaaaacttaacaaaaacaataaaaatattcacaatggtgattgtattttagcaacaaaaaaaaaaaaaaaaaaaactattttaccaccaaaaaaccaaaaatttatgtgTTATTGGAAAAGttaaagctaatttttttgcaactacagtataaataccagttgattgtagcaagttgttaaaaataaaataaaatattttattaagattatatttcttccttcaattaaaaaactcaaattatctcgcttcctttattattttaatgaattatttatattattttaaatgaagttataaaaataaaaaataaaacatttgatattgggtgtattgtaaagtgaagtggtaaaatagataaagtaattttttgaggtgctaaaagctaaaatttttagcaccatcaatgtgaatgctctaacttcaaccaaaaaaaaaaaaaaaatcctagatagcctagtattaaaaaaagacattattttgtttttgtttgtctttcttGGTAAATAATaacatcttaatgtatttaaaaataacaattttaagtatttataattttttaatactatatgaatGCCTATATTGCCCCCGTGTTTAAAATCTTGGATCCGTCcctgtatgtatatatatatcttttgggttatttattggtaattttaCAGCTTAGATGGCAGGTAGGATCCGTTAATGGTTTATggttaattaaatatataattaatggaaAGATTAGgcaattgtaattttttattttgataattggatGGTTACAACCGGAGAGACTCTTggaaaaataattgaaattaaataaatatatttatgaaaGAAATTAGTGGAATCTGAAGTGAGAGGCGCCGAAGTGTAAGTTTCAATAAACATGAAGCAGATTTTCGtaatttccctttttcttttttatacatGATTGACGGGAGTGAAGGAAGGGTAAGATTAAAATATGCCACTAATTTCTAAGGCGTAATCCAAGATCAAGAATGCtccttataaataaataaaaagtgatcTTGCGTTTGCATAGTAACCTGCAATTATGGCTAAGTTTTAGATCACATAGGTTAATTTGCACTGGTgttgtttgtaaaattttagtGAATTCTAATCACTTTCCTGCAAATTGATATTCTATTTCTAATCTATTCCATTCAAATTTGACTTATCTAACATAAGAAGAatggttacaatttttttttttggctaggaAGAAATGGTTACTTCTAAGCATTGTTGAGCTTGTGAATCAAATTGATAAACGCTAAGTCTCTTTCATGCAAATTGAATGATAAGTGATAACTTACTTAGAAAAATGTCAAATACCACACTTCCAAGACTTTGTTTCTATATCACAGTAAATCAAAAGTCATACTTTAGATTCAAAGGTATGACTAGGCATGGTCATAATTCTTCATAAGAAAAGGTGCATatgtttattattaatttagataTCATGCATATCAAAACACATATTGAATAAGGCAATGTTCAGCTCAGTATGTCAACTTTGTCAAGCTGAGCTAGCTCCCTTGTCCCCACAAAAAGCAAATTATAGCATACATTGTTACCTCTAAACACAGCATAGCCCCCTCCATTTCCTTTTAGACCTCGTAATTCATGGACCCTATAAATATGCTTTTGACTATTGCATTTAGAACCTTCATTCGCCAAgttggccaaaaataaaaatttatggtcCTCCCAAACACCATATGGATTAGCCTAAGTGCCTTCTTGTTGAGTCAGGATTAGATAAGGAGGAACAATTCACTGTTTCTTACCCAGACAAAATGAATATTCGTCACACAGGAAAAAAACCTAGAGAGAAGGACCCCACTCTCTTATTCTtatctcaaaatatataacCAAGAAGAGGTCATGTCTCCTTTCAATAATATACTTTGAGAACCCACATAAAAATAGTCACTATATAGGGAAAATGGTGGTTgcttttcaattttgaatattcCTTTTATTGTACTTTCAACCTAATTTTTGGAATAAGTCAAAAGGTTTTTACTTCTAACACATTTCTAATTTCAATTGAACGAAGCATCATATAAATTTAGGGGTCATAAGGTCATTTTGGACGTGTAATATAATTGCTTGGAGTCATGTATGGTTTCAATGGCCACTGTGCATACTAGATTATGAAGCATTTCAGCATTAATCAATTGTGTTTTACTTACGTTTCTCAAGCTATTCCATGAGGTACCATCTTCAAATCTACGTACCCATCttctttcactattttttaaGCATACAATCACAAGATTGCTTACAATTGACAATTGAGGAAATGATGAAATAAATAGAAGGGTCGTCCTAGTGTCAAAATGTggcaataaataataaaataaatatttatttattatgctaGATAATAGTAGGAAATGAGAGAGAGgtggaatttaaaattttaaacctcAAACATTGAGCATTATTAAAGAGGGAAATAATCACCTCCAATTAAATCCTCCAACTTTTATTTGGGAGTAAGACATGatattcaaaaatcaaataaatatcatGTACAGCTAGTTCAAAATTAGAgggaattcaaattttaaacctCAAACATTGAGCATCATTAAAGAGGGAAATGATCCCCTCCAATTAAATCCTCCAACTTTTATTTAGGAGTAAGACGTGatattcaaaaatcaaataaatatcatGTACGactagtttaaaataaaatttggatcAAGAATTGGATTTGAATCTACAACTCAATTATCCAATTCCCTCTTATTTGAAGTGAAATGTACAAcatgtaaaatttatttaatttttaccaCATATTTTATATCTTAATAAAATTTGGAGGGAATGTGAATTTTATCCCAAATccgaataataaaataaaaatcagtgCTACATAATAGATAGGTTCTGCTCTGGTACGTACTGAAAACAACGACCACTTGGTAAAATAGCCAGCCACTTGTTACCTACTACTTCTTAAAGGGAGAGTTCTTTGTTTTATATGTTGACTGTTGAATCAATCTAGTAGATAAAATCTTCAACaccaaaaataatcatatacaTAGATAATATTTCCTTTTATCAGCACTCGTGTTTGTCAGAATCGATTATTAGAGGGAGAGACATGTGGCCATATATAGCCCAAGACGCAGCCGAAGTTAAAGTAAAAGTTGCATGGCCTTAAGTTCAAGGAACGTCCATTTTctttaatcataaaaaaaaaaaaaaaaaaaattagtatatgTATTTTTGCACTTTTCATTGGATGATTGAGATATTAAAAGagaagaatttttcttttatgaccAAATTTTGATGGGAAGGGAAGGCATAATTCAAGGACAAGGGGTTTCAAAAATAAAGATAGGAAAATGGTAGAGTTTCGATAAAGATAGTCGAAGTTGATGATGATGGAAGAGAAGTCTTCGAGGTTCAAATTTTGaccatcttttctttttcttttccttcttcactACTGTCATGGCTTTTTCgctgtcattttctttttccccttctCTCAAGAGAGGAAGCTagctagaaagagagagaaaaaaaaaaaaaaataaataaatactaagTTTAAAAACAATACTCCCCCATTAAGCTCACCCACCATTTTTCTTGGGGAATGGTAAAGAAGGCTGTAGCGAACTgtgaaaaagcaaaaagaaagggTTGGACGGACTGATTCGATTCTTTCTTTGGGAAATGCTTCCATGCATGACCATGACCAAATCCAGTACAACCTAACGTATACAATACATGCCTTTCACTTTCCCTTCTAATCTTTCTTAAAGGTACTACAAGATAAACAATTCTAGTTACGTAAATAATGAGTTACTAAAGGCAATGCTTTTATATACACATTAATTTATCCAAACATTCTCCTTTAGGAATCTGTGTAGTGTGTACATGCATACCTATATGGGTTAATTAATTACCAATGATACATAACACTAATCCATGTTAATTTAGACCTCCTTGccaaacattatttaaaatttgctCCCGCCAATAAACTAAAGGATTTATTGCATTCCCTCTCCTTAACTATGTTTCAATTATGATCTATCTCTTTAATTATTGGTGATAAACATTTTACCTCTTACCATTAGAATTTTGGTCTAACTTAACAAAAAGAACCCCATATTTTTGCGTAAGTTACTGTTTAACTATATGTATCAATTTCAAAGAGTGTTATAGTTTAACT is a genomic window of Quercus lobata isolate SW786 chromosome 2, ValleyOak3.0 Primary Assembly, whole genome shotgun sequence containing:
- the LOC115977930 gene encoding TATA-binding protein-associated factor 2N-like, encoding MNRPGDWNCRSCNHLNFQRRDSCQRCGEPRPGERGDYGSFGGRGGGSGSSFGFSTGPDVRPGDWYCAAATCGAHNFASRSNCFKCGASKDESSGGGYEGDNMSRIRGFGFGSGSGSGSSSRSGWKSGDWICTRSGCNEHNFASRMECFRCNAPRDSGGKSPYSS